A single window of Salmo trutta unplaced genomic scaffold, fSalTru1.1, whole genome shotgun sequence DNA harbors:
- the LOC115186696 gene encoding zinc finger protein 180-like, which produces DCGKRFTSSSGIKIHQRTHTGEKPYSCDQCGKSFGKSSNLTSHQRTHTGEKPYSCDQCGKSFTESGGLTKHQRRHTGEKPYSCDQCGKSFGQSSSLTVHQRTHTGEKPYSCDQCGKSFGKSCILTSHQRTHTGEKPYSCDQCGKSFTESGGLILNQRRHTGEKPYSCDQCGKSFGQSSNLTVHQRIHTGEKSYSCDQCGKSFGRSGQLTVHQRIHTGEKPYSCDQCGKSFGQSGHLT; this is translated from the coding sequence gactgtgggaagagattcacctcctcatcaggcattaaaattcatcagagaacacacacaggagagaaaccctatagctgtgatcaatgtgggaagagttttggtaaatctagcaatctgacatcacaccagagaacacacacaggagagaaaccatatagctgtgatcagtgtgggaagagttttactgagtctgggggtctgactaaacaccagagaagacacacaggagagaaaccttatagctgtgatcaatgtgggaagagttttggtcaatcaagcagtctgacagtgcaccagagaacacacacaggagagaaaccctatagctgtgatcaatgtgggaagagttttggtaaatcttgcattctgacatcacaccagagaacacacacaggagagaaaccttatagctgtgatcagtgtgggaagagttttactgagtctggGGGTCTGATATTaaaccagagaagacacacaggagagaaaccttatagctgtgatcaatgtgggaagagttttggtcaatctagcaatctgacagtgcaccagagaatacacacaggagagaaatcctatagctgtgatcaatgtgggaagagttttggtagatctggccagctgacagtgcaccagagaatacacacaggagagaagccttatagctgtgatcaatgtgggaagagttttggtcaatctggccatctgact